In Microcoleus sp. AS-A8, the following are encoded in one genomic region:
- a CDS encoding cytochrome c biogenesis protein CcdA, translating into MLETLSTRLYELGQFADNLVSSQLLHLTGFSIGIIFVAGLLTSLTPCMLSMLPITLGYIGGYEAKGRLQAATQSTWFALGLATTLAGLGILAASVGRVYGQVGVGLPIIVSLIAIIMGLNLLEVLPLQLPSWGGMDWISQDWPEGLRSYLIGLTFGLVASPCSTPVLATLLAWIAKTQDLVLGGVLLLSYAAGYVAPLILAGTFTASIKKLLELRQWSSWITPVSGALLVGFGVFSLLSRIPGGLL; encoded by the coding sequence ATGTTAGAAACACTCTCGACTCGACTTTACGAACTCGGACAATTCGCCGACAATCTTGTCTCCTCCCAACTTTTACACCTCACCGGGTTCAGTATCGGCATTATCTTTGTCGCAGGGTTGCTCACCAGCCTCACCCCTTGTATGCTTTCCATGCTACCCATCACCCTTGGCTACATTGGGGGCTACGAAGCTAAAGGGCGTCTCCAAGCTGCCACCCAGTCCACTTGGTTTGCCCTAGGATTGGCAACGACATTGGCGGGGTTGGGCATTCTGGCGGCATCTGTAGGGCGAGTCTACGGTCAAGTCGGAGTAGGGTTACCGATTATTGTCAGCCTGATTGCGATTATCATGGGGCTGAACTTACTCGAAGTCTTGCCTTTGCAACTGCCTTCTTGGGGTGGGATGGATTGGATTTCTCAAGACTGGCCAGAGGGATTACGCTCTTATTTAATCGGTTTAACCTTTGGTTTAGTCGCCTCCCCTTGCAGTACTCCTGTCTTAGCTACCTTGCTCGCTTGGATTGCCAAGACGCAAGACTTAGTTTTAGGAGGTGTCTTGCTCCTATCCTACGCGGCGGGATACGTTGCGCCGTTAATTTTGGCGGGTACCTTTACGGCTTCCATTAAAAAGTTATTGGAGTTGCGTCAGTGGTCGAGTTGGATTACACCTGTTAGTGGTGCCTTACTTGTAGGGTTTGGCGTCTTTTCCTTACTGTCTCGAATTCCGGGCGGATTGTTATAA
- a CDS encoding CHAT domain-containing protein: MRLSSLHLTAFLTLIASLTMGNFLFIPNFPVLAQTLDTQPRERKSLEIGNGDILIVGNPSMPSLSPRLGELPQQLANLPGAEQEALAIAQLFNTQALIGKDATKAAVLERMPGARIIHLATSAIVDKERGMGSALALAPSGNDNGWLTAEEILNLKLNADLVVLSGCNTGLGKITGDGVIGLARSFISAGASSVIVSVGYVSDEATAFLMTEFYRHLQQKSDKAQALRSAMLATMQKYPNQLDWGAFTLIGEAQ, from the coding sequence ATGCGTCTCTCTAGCCTTCACCTCACGGCTTTTCTCACTCTCATTGCCAGCTTGACAATGGGTAATTTTTTGTTCATCCCAAATTTCCCGGTATTGGCGCAAACTCTAGATACCCAGCCAAGAGAAAGAAAATCTCTGGAGATTGGTAATGGGGACATTTTAATCGTTGGTAATCCCAGTATGCCCAGCCTTTCACCCCGACTGGGAGAGTTACCGCAACAGTTAGCTAATCTACCGGGAGCGGAGCAGGAAGCGCTGGCGATCGCACAATTATTCAATACCCAAGCACTCATCGGCAAGGATGCCACGAAAGCGGCTGTTTTGGAAAGGATGCCGGGAGCACGGATTATTCATCTGGCAACGAGTGCCATTGTCGATAAGGAGCGAGGGATGGGGAGTGCATTGGCGCTTGCTCCATCGGGGAATGATAATGGTTGGCTTACCGCTGAAGAAATCCTGAATTTGAAATTGAATGCGGATTTGGTGGTACTCAGTGGTTGTAACACGGGGTTAGGGAAGATTACGGGAGATGGCGTGATAGGGCTAGCTCGTTCCTTTATCTCTGCTGGGGCTTCCAGTGTCATCGTCTCTGTGGGGTATGTATCCGATGAGGCGACAGCGTTCCTGATGACGGAGTTTTATCGCCATTTACAGCAAAAGTCGGATAAAGCTCAAGCGTTGCGAAGTGCGATGTTGGCGACGATGCAGAAGTATCCTAATCAGTTAGATTGGGGGGCTTTTACGTTGATAGGTGAGGCGCAATAA
- a CDS encoding cytochrome c biogenesis protein — protein sequence MTLKNPSLPNLWRQLLSVLGDLRLAIVLLLAIALFSISGTVIEQGQSLAFYQSNYPEDPALFGFLSWKVLLTLGLDHVYRTWWFLSILILFGSSLTACTFTRQFPALKAARRWTFYTEPRQFQKLALSAELETGNHNSLTALLEKRRYKVFQEGDSLYARKGIVGRIGPIVVHASMLMILAGSIWGALTGFMAQEMVASGNTFQIKNIIDAGPLATPKTLNDWSVRVNRFWIDYTPEGGIDQFYSDLSVVDQAGKDVDQQTIYVNKPLRYRGVTIYQTDWGIAAVRVRLNKSPIFQIPMAQLDTQGKGRLWGTWIPTKPDMSEGASVLARDLQGTLLVYDAAGKLVSTVRPGMATQVNGVTLKVDDVIGSTGLQIKSDPGIPMVYTGFGLLMLGVIMSYVSHSQIWALQKGDHFYIGGRTNRAQVAFEREVIEMLDQLNGQVPSPEVPTVVADSLVSQN from the coding sequence ATGACTTTAAAAAATCCATCATTACCTAATCTCTGGCGTCAGCTATTGTCAGTACTCGGCGACTTACGGCTGGCAATTGTGCTGCTGCTTGCGATCGCACTTTTTAGCATCAGTGGTACTGTCATTGAACAGGGTCAATCCCTCGCCTTTTATCAATCCAATTACCCAGAAGACCCAGCTCTGTTTGGTTTCCTCTCCTGGAAAGTCCTCTTAACTCTGGGATTAGACCACGTTTATCGTACTTGGTGGTTTTTGTCAATCCTGATTTTATTTGGCAGTAGCCTCACCGCCTGTACCTTTACCCGTCAGTTTCCGGCACTCAAAGCCGCCCGCCGCTGGACGTTTTACACTGAACCCCGCCAGTTCCAAAAACTCGCCCTCAGTGCCGAACTCGAAACCGGGAATCACAACTCTCTTACCGCATTGCTAGAGAAGCGGCGTTATAAAGTCTTTCAAGAAGGCGATAGTCTCTACGCCCGTAAAGGAATCGTGGGACGCATTGGCCCTATCGTCGTCCATGCCAGCATGTTGATGATCCTAGCCGGCTCGATTTGGGGGGCGCTCACGGGTTTCATGGCTCAGGAAATGGTTGCCAGTGGTAACACCTTCCAAATCAAAAATATTATCGATGCTGGCCCTTTAGCCACACCGAAAACCCTCAATGATTGGTCAGTCCGAGTGAATCGCTTCTGGATTGACTACACTCCCGAAGGGGGAATTGACCAGTTTTATTCTGACCTATCCGTTGTCGATCAAGCCGGAAAGGACGTTGACCAGCAAACCATTTATGTCAACAAACCCCTGCGTTATCGCGGCGTGACGATTTACCAAACCGACTGGGGAATTGCGGCGGTTCGGGTACGGTTAAACAAAAGCCCCATTTTTCAAATCCCGATGGCACAGCTAGATACTCAGGGCAAAGGACGCCTCTGGGGTACTTGGATTCCCACCAAACCGGATATGAGTGAAGGGGCATCCGTACTCGCCAGAGATTTGCAGGGAACGTTATTGGTTTACGATGCAGCCGGGAAGTTGGTGTCTACGGTGCGTCCAGGGATGGCGACCCAGGTGAATGGCGTTACCTTAAAAGTGGATGATGTGATCGGCAGCACGGGTTTACAGATTAAATCTGACCCAGGTATTCCCATGGTTTATACTGGCTTTGGCTTGCTGATGTTGGGGGTAATTATGAGCTATGTCTCTCACTCCCAGATTTGGGCGCTGCAAAAAGGTGACCATTTCTACATAGGCGGTAGAACTAACCGGGCACAAGTGGCCTTTGAACGGGAAGTAATTGAGATGCTAGACCAATTGAATGGTCAGGTACCCTCACCAGAGGTTCCCACCGTAGTCGCAGACTCTTTGGTGAGCCAAAATTAA